A segment of the Desulfitobacterium dehalogenans ATCC 51507 genome:
CGTAGCGGCCGCTCCGATGTGGCCGAGCAGGTTATGAAACAAGCTCAGAGGATTGAAGAAAGGCTGAAGACGGGTAGAGTGGATGAAAGCATCTATCCTTATTTAAGCCTCCTTTCGGAGCCCTTGGAGCCTTTTTTCTCCTTGCTTTCCCAGGATCGCTATGTGATTTTGGATGAACCCTTACGACTGAAAGAACAGCTCGAATTCCAACAGAAGGAAAGGCTTGAGGAATATACTCAGGCTTTGGCCAAAGGTGAGGAATTCTATAGCCCTGAGGATCAATTCGTAAGCTATGAACAATTATTGAACTATGGGGAAGAGCATCCTTTTGTTTTAATCTCCACCTTACCCAGGCAAATTCCCGGGGTTGCTCCAAAACGGATCTTCAACTTAAATGCCCGGCCTTTGACGGGATTTATGGGGAAAACCGGAATTTTGGTAGATGAGATTGAGCATTGGCAAAAATCCGGCCATATTGTGACTCTCTTTGTCGGGGATGAGGAGCATGCGGATCGGATGCTGCAAGGCTTAAGGGACCGAGGGGCTCTGGCCAAGAAACATGAACTCAACGAGCCGGTTCAGGAGGGTGGGGTCTATGTCTATCCTTCCTCTATTGATCAAGGGTTTGAACTCCCCTTAAGCAAGCTGATTGTATTGAGTGAGGCGGAGATTTATAAACGGGAGCGTAAAGCTCCGATGAAACGAAGAAAGACCTCTGAGAAGACGGGGCAAAGGCTGCAATTTGCGGATCTTAAGTCGGGAGATTTTGTGGTCCATGTTCATCATGGGATTGGTCAATTTATTGGCATTGAGCGGATTTCCGTAGGGGGAGTGGATAAGGACTATTTTTCCGTAAAATATGCAGGTCAGGATAAGCTCTATGTTCCTCTGGATCAGCTTAACCTTTTGCAAAAATATCTAGGAAGTGATGCCGAGACCCTGCCCAAGCTTTATAAGCTGGGGGGCTCCGAATGGAAAAAGGTCAAATCCAAGGCGAAAAGTGCTATTAAGGAAATGGCCTTCGATTTGGTTAAACTTTATGCCCAACGGGAGGCTACCAAGGGTTACGCCTTTTCCCCCGATAATGTTTGGCAGCAGGAATTTGAGGAAAAGTTCCCCTATCAGGAGACTCCGGATCAAATGCAATGCATCATCGAGGTTAAGCAGGATATGATGCGTCAGCGTCCTATGGATCGCTTGCTCTGCGGAGATGTGGGATATGGGAAGACTGAGGTGGCCTTGCGAGCGGCCTTCAAAGCGGTTATGGACAGCAGGCAGGTGGCGGTCCTGGTTCCTACCACCATCCTTGCTCAGCAGCATTTTAACACCTTTCAGGAGCGCTTTATGGGCTATCCCGTGAGCATCCAGATGCTGAGCCGCTTTCGTTCCGCCAAGGAGCAGAAGCTGATTCTTCAGGGTTTAAAGGAAGGATCCATAGATATCGTGGTGGGGACCCATAAGTTGGTCGCGGATTCGGTTAAGTTCAAGGAATTGGGACTCTTGATCGTCGATGAAGAGCAGCGGTTTGGGGTTGCCCATAAAGAGAAATTGAAAACTCTAAAAACCAATGTGGATGTCTTGACTCTGTCGGCCACCCCTATTCCACGGACCTTGCATATGTCCTTGGTAGGGGTTCGGGATCTCAGTGTTATCGAGACCCCGCCGGAGGATCGTTTTCCCGTCCAGACCTATGTGGCAGAATTCCGGCCGGATGTGGTGAGGGAAGCCATTCGCCGGGAGATCCAGCGGGGCGGTCAGGTCTTTTTTGTCCATAACCGTGTAGAAGATATGGAGCAGGTGGTTCATTTCCTCAGTCAGCTGGTACCGGAGGCGCGCTATGGAATCGCCCATGGGCAGATGAGTGAAAAAGAACTGGAGCAGGAGATGCTGGCTTTCCTGGAGCATGAAAGCGATGTCCTGGTGTGTACCACCATCATTGAGACGGGCTTGGATATGCCTAATGTCAATACTCTGATTATTGATGAAGCGGATCGCCTTGGTCTGGGGCAGCTTTATCAGCTGCGGGGACGGGTAGGACGCTCCAATCGGAGAGCTTATTCCTACTTTTTATATAAACCCCAGAAGGTTTTGACAGAAGTAGCTGAAAAACGCCTGGCAGCCATACGGGAATTTACCGAGTTTGGCTCCGGTCTTAAAATTGCCATGCGGGATCTGGAGATCCGCGGGGCAGGGAATTTGATTGGAGCTCAACAGCACGGTCATTTGGCTGCCTTAGGATTTGAACTTTATAGTCAGATGCTTAAGGAAGCCGTCCAAGAGATTAAGGGTGAGAAGGTGGAGGAAAAAATCGAGACCAGTATCGAGGTTCAGGTGGATGCCTATCTGCCGGATATCTATATTGGGGAGCGTCAGCTCAAAGCAGCCCTCTACCAGCGGATGGTCTCCATTGATAATGAAGAGGATCTCAGTCTGATGATCGATGAATTGATCGACCGCTTCGGTACCCCGCCACGGGAAGTGGAGAACCTCTTGAAGATCGTTCGGATTAAATGGATTGCCTCAAGGATGAAGATCGAACAGATCCAGCAGGTCAAGCAGCAGGTTGTGTTCCGCTTTGCGGCCGACCCGGGCATATCCGGGGAAATGCTGATGACCATGGCGACCCAATCTCCCTATCCGGTTTCTTTTGGAACCACAGGAAATGGCAATCTTGAGATTAAAGTCCGTCTGCGCTCTGTGGTTCAAGAGGAGATTTTAGAGGCTATTCACAAAACGTTAATGGTATTTAATGGTATTGCGTCAAAATCCGCATCCTGATATAATTGCTTTTAACGGATGAAAGGGTGTGTAATAATGAGGAGTTTCCGGAATGGAATAATTGCAGCGTTGCTGGTTTCTACTTTAATCTTAGCTGGATGTTCTTCTGCAGGTGGGAATCAGTGGGTTGCCAAAGTAAATGGGGAAACCATCACAGAGCAGGACTTTGCAGCTCGAGTCTCCAATGTGCAAAAGACTTATGAAGGCATGGGAATGGACTTTAGCACCGAACAAGGCAAAGAGGCGTTAGAAGAAGTGAAAAGCCAGATTCTTGAAGCGATGATTGCTTCGCGGCTTGTCATACAGGAAGCTCAAAGACTTAGTTTGGATCCCAATGATCCATCGATCTTGGAGCAGGAAAAAAATATTATTCAAATGGTTGGGGATGAAACTCAATATCAAGAATGGCTTAAACAACAGGCCATGACGGAAGATGA
Coding sequences within it:
- the mfd gene encoding transcription-repair coupling factor gives rise to the protein MGVPLADVHVFVLPERKDFLKTLSHYLRLGFDIEAVDKAISYKEWPQMIYNLTGSQKPAFAAQLLKRGKPGLVITYSEELAQKWVNDLRSWLPEEDVLYFPASEWLPFEVLGKSRETTIERIRVLNRLAQDNHCTVVVPVLAVNQRSFSPSRWQEYILELKEGTSYDLKDLAQKLITAGYERLDVVDGKGQFAIRGGIMDIAPLDGEPLRIEFFDDEVDSIRVFDLETQKSTETLKSIKIAPALEVVIRPEEFEKLGWEVRAQARKQAGRLSRSGRSDVAEQVMKQAQRIEERLKTGRVDESIYPYLSLLSEPLEPFFSLLSQDRYVILDEPLRLKEQLEFQQKERLEEYTQALAKGEEFYSPEDQFVSYEQLLNYGEEHPFVLISTLPRQIPGVAPKRIFNLNARPLTGFMGKTGILVDEIEHWQKSGHIVTLFVGDEEHADRMLQGLRDRGALAKKHELNEPVQEGGVYVYPSSIDQGFELPLSKLIVLSEAEIYKRERKAPMKRRKTSEKTGQRLQFADLKSGDFVVHVHHGIGQFIGIERISVGGVDKDYFSVKYAGQDKLYVPLDQLNLLQKYLGSDAETLPKLYKLGGSEWKKVKSKAKSAIKEMAFDLVKLYAQREATKGYAFSPDNVWQQEFEEKFPYQETPDQMQCIIEVKQDMMRQRPMDRLLCGDVGYGKTEVALRAAFKAVMDSRQVAVLVPTTILAQQHFNTFQERFMGYPVSIQMLSRFRSAKEQKLILQGLKEGSIDIVVGTHKLVADSVKFKELGLLIVDEEQRFGVAHKEKLKTLKTNVDVLTLSATPIPRTLHMSLVGVRDLSVIETPPEDRFPVQTYVAEFRPDVVREAIRREIQRGGQVFFVHNRVEDMEQVVHFLSQLVPEARYGIAHGQMSEKELEQEMLAFLEHESDVLVCTTIIETGLDMPNVNTLIIDEADRLGLGQLYQLRGRVGRSNRRAYSYFLYKPQKVLTEVAEKRLAAIREFTEFGSGLKIAMRDLEIRGAGNLIGAQQHGHLAALGFELYSQMLKEAVQEIKGEKVEEKIETSIEVQVDAYLPDIYIGERQLKAALYQRMVSIDNEEDLSLMIDELIDRFGTPPREVENLLKIVRIKWIASRMKIEQIQQVKQQVVFRFAADPGISGEMLMTMATQSPYPVSFGTTGNGNLEIKVRLRSVVQEEILEAIHKTLMVFNGIASKSAS